The sequence CAAGTGTAGGCGGTAACAGCAAGGGTTATGCCCCACGTGCAAAACGCCGCAATATAGAGCCCAAAGTCACCGCTTAGTATTCCTCCCTTGTCATACATTTGTTTGCCTGCAATAAAACCCTTCATAAGCAAACTATCAAGGAGCGAAGAAACGGTTCCGCTTGAGTTGCCACCAATGGCGTTTGCCAAGTCCTGTGGCGCGTCCCAGGCATTCTGAATGACGTAGGTTGAGTATGTTGCGACGTTTAAAGCTATACCGAATATGAATGCGATTTTAAGCATCCTAACGGCCATGTCTGTAATAGGCTCTTGAATCATGCCACGCATGCTTGTGAGTCCCCATATGATGACGTACACACCCAGAAGGGAGTACGCGGCTGGGGCAATGGCAGATGCCACGACCTCCACTTTTTGACCAACAAATTCAATACATGCCGCATCTACAAATTGAATAACATCCTGGTACACCATTGCCATTTTCATTTCCTTTCCGTACTAGTGTTTGTCCGTAGTAGCGCGGTATTCCGTCAAGAAGACGCTATTGTCGATAGTGCCCATCCGCTGGTATCCAAGGTTAAGAACGGCGAAATATTAGGCACATCCAGAAGTGCATCGAGAACGTGATCGATTGAGCGGAAATAATGCGGACTGCCATCGCATCGTACGACTGAGTAGGACTCTGATCCCAAAGTGATTTTTAGCGAAAATCCATGTTGAGTACTGGCAGAAACTAGGGGTTCTGCAATCATATCGTCGCGGTCGCACAGTCTCGATATGTGGTCAAACGTTATAATACTTAAAGCCATTTCGGACCCCTATAAGGTTCGGTTCTGGTCAGGGTGCAATCTGGTGTCCGCCAGTTTGCATCCGCTCCATATTAATTACGGGTGTTGGGCTTGCTCAAAATTGCTCGAGACATTTCGAGATGGGCATGCGCAACTTTCGGACTGATATCGATTGATCGTTCTATCTCGCTATTCAACAAGGAACGTTTTCGACGGTCTCCGATACGCAGGCCTGCCGCTGGAACAAAAGTGCCGGCTCGATAAATTTTCACTAAGCCGTGCAAATAATTGACGGGCGACGTTTTTATCTTTTTGCCTTCTGCCATTACTCCGGCCAATTCATCCAGCAACTGCTGCGCCATATCGAGCGACAAGCTTGCCAAAAGAGTCGTTACGTTATGTATTTCTGTTACTGAGAGGGCATGCGGGAAGTCTAATTTTTCGTTAGTAGTAGTGTTAGAGATAGAGTTACCGTTAGTAGTAACGTTACCCGCCTCTCTATCGATAGGGTACGGATAGGGTATGGCTACCTTATCTTCATGAGAATTTACGATGCCCAACTCGCTTTCGATGAGGGCTCTTAAATTTTTTACTTCACCCTGTTTGTTTTGTGCGCGAGTGGGAAGGCGCGTGACGAAATCTGTCACGAAATCATCACGCCACTCGTCTGGTATTTGGGAAATTTGCTCGAAGGTATTTTGCCGGAGTGTCGTGGCGACGGCCATCTTTGCGGAGTTGTGGTCCCACCATACATGTACCCAGACAAAACCAGATTCGGGATCAAATTCAATAAACTTCGCCTCAGCCAGACGCTTCAAAACAGGAACAAGTTGTGAGTCAGAGTCCCATCCCATTTCCGATGCCGCAATTCTTGGAACGATCGGATAAACGCCGATAATATTGCTATACGGTCCGGTTAAAAGGTAGAAGAGCACCGCCCTATCTTCCTGCGTCCGTCCGGCCATTTTGGGAGAGCGCCAGAATTCGGTGTCGTTGATAGTCCGCTGCCGTCCCATAATTAAGCCACTCCAACAGTTGGGACTCCAAGCGACAGCGCTTGGATGACTTGCTCTGTGCGAAAGTAAACACGACGGCCTAATTTAACGCGCGAGGGTTTTAACAGCCGGGAGATTTCATTCTCCGAGCACAATGTGATGCGCAAACCTTCTGCGCTTCGATGGAGTATTTCGGCCAACTGACCAATTGTCATGTATGGGCCAAACTTGCCGAGCAAAAGTTCTTCTGTAGTCATAGCCTTGGTTACCGTAATGTTTCGTTTTATTACGAATGTACAAGGCATAATTTATAGACCTTCACCACCACCTGTCAAATGCAAGTCATTGATTTAAAAGACAAATTTTAACTTCTTGTATCGACAATTTTGCGAGTTTTGTAGCGACAATTTTTAATGTCTTGTTGACCGGTTTTTAGGAAAACTCAATTAAATCAATCACAAAGAGAAAATAGGGGCATTTGTTTCCCCCTCCGATTTAAGGCGGAATTATTGTTTTGTATCAATTTGTAACAGGCGGTTTATCCTTATTCATCTTGCAATCTATCGAGTTTTTTCACCAAATCTTCCGCGCGTAAATGCGTATATCTCCGCAACATTTGCATAGACTTGTGACCGCTTATCGATGCCACTTCCTGATCGCTTAGTCCTGCTTCAACTAATCTGCTGACGGCCTCATGCCGTAAATCGTGAAAATGGAGATCTACAAATCCAAGCGATTTCTTGATATCTCCCCATATTTTTTTAAATTGGTACGGGCTTCGCTTGCCATCCTTACCAGGCTCACCAAAAAATACCAAGTCGATACCGCTAGGACGAAGGGGATTTTCCAACGCTGTTTTGAAGACTTCAGTTGCGACGCGAGTGAGTGGCACAGTGCGGGACGAATCATTTTTTGTATCGCTCAGACGCACTACACGCCGTTTAAGATCGACGTGGGAATGGCGTATGCCGAGAATTTCTGACTGTCGCATACCGGTTTCTATCGCGATCATTACGATCCATCCCAGCATGGGGTTGCTGTGCTGTTTGACGGTGTTGAGTAACTGCTCCTGCTCCATGACTGTTAAGCGCCGATCACGCCCTTCTCCGGGGCTTGGCTTGCGAATATTTACCACCGGGTTGTATGTGATACCGAGCCCCCATTCTTGGGTGGCAATCGTAAATAGATGACTTAACAGGGCGAGCTCAATGCGTACCGTATTGTTTGCCTTCCCGTCAGCGAGTCGCTGATCTCTGTAAGACGCGACCAGCTCACTGCTTACGGCTGCGAGAGAATATTTACCAAAGAATTTATCCAGATGTTTTGCGGAGCCGGCCTCACTACTTTGGGTCTTCAGCTTTTTCGTCGTGGAGACTTCAGCGATATAACGTTTGAGCGCCGCGCCAAAGGTCATTCGTTCAGAGGGTGATCGAGAAATAAAAACGCCACGCACCATTTCATCTTCGGTCCGACGCGACCAGTCATCGGCGTCGCGCTTTGTGCGGAAAGTCTTGGAAGTAGTTGGCCAGCCGATCTTGCGAATGAGTGCCTTCCAGGTACCGGAAGGGGTCTTAACGATGGTTGCCATTTGGCCTTTGCGGATGCTGAGTGTACTGATACTGTACTTTTAGCGTTCCACAAAAGCAAATGCCTCCCGTAAAATCTACGGGAGGCATTGTGTGTATTGGTGCTGGCTGCAGGACTTGAACCCGCCACCCCCTGATTACAAGTCAGGTGCTCTACCAGATGAGCTAAGCCAGCAAATGTGCGAGAACAGAATTATACATTACTTAATTCGCGTTAGGGTGGGTCTTCCACCTTTTTTTGGTGGTTCCGGATCTTTTTCTGGATCAGCGCTATTTTCTTTGTCGCCAGAGTTTGTACTTGGCGATGGAACCGATGTCAATGCAGGAAATCCAGCGCTTGATGCGGGCTTGGTTTGCGCATTTTGATCGTCCGGGTTGACTGGCTTTTGCTCCGCTAACTTGGTTACTTCAAACGCCATGCCTTGTCCGTTTTCACGGGCATAAATCGCGATGACATTTTCTACCGGGACCGAAATTTCACGGGAGACGCCGCCGAACCGTGCATTGAAATTAACGAATTCATTGTCCATTTTAAGGCTGCTGGTCGCCTCGAAACTGATGTTGAGTACGATCTCACCATTTTTTACGAACTGCTGCGGGACGCGCGTGTTGGCATCGACCTTGGCCGCCAGATAAGGGGTGAAGCCGTTGTCGGTACACCATTCGTAAATGGCGCGTAGCAAGTAGGGTTTAGTAGAAGTTTCGGACATCATCAATACGAAGGAAATACAAATGTGAACTGAAGATTTGGTATGTGCGCTAAATCAAGTGCGTAACATGCGATAAAAATAAAGCAAATTACGAGGTAATCTGAAAGATTGGCCAAATACAAAAATCGTGCAGCTGCTGGGCCAGCAACTGCACAATATAACCTATTTTTATACAGGCTATTTAAATCCGTCGATTAACGACGCATTACTTTCTCTGACGGGGTCAGCGCTTCGATGTAGGCTGGACGCGAGAAAATGCGCTCAGCGTACTTCATCAACGGCGCTGCGGTCTTCGACAACTCGATACCGTAGTGATCCAAACGCCATAGTAATGGGGCAATAGCGACATCCAACATCGAGAACTCATCACCCAACATGTACTTGTTCTTTAAGAACAAAGGTGCCAGCGTCGTCAGGCGATCGCGAATTTCTGCGCGTGCGACTTGATGACTTTTTTCTGCGCCCTTGGTTTTTTCATTTTCCAAGACGTGTACGTGAACAAACAATTCTTTTTCAAAATTGAATAACATCAGACGTGCACGTGCGCGCATCAACGGATCAGCTGGCATCAGTTGTGGATGCGGAAAGCGCTCATCAATGTATTCGTTGATGATATTCGACTCATACAAAATCAGATCGCGCTCAACCAAAATAGGCACTTGGCCGTATGGGTTCATCGTCGAGATATCTTCCGGCTTGTTGAATAGATCAACATCACGGATTTCAAAGTCCATGCCTTTCTCAAACAAAACGAGACGGCAACGTTGCGAAAATGGGCAGGTTGTACCTGAATAGAGAACCATCATTTTATAGTTCCTTAAAAACAAAGGGGTGAGGCGCGGTACGGCTCACCCGAAAACGCATACCCGCAAAAACGCGAGCATGAAATTGTTATTTCACTTCTTTCCAGTACGACGCATTTAGACGCCATGCCACGACGAAAAATAATCCGAGGAAGAGTAGAACCCATACACCCAGACGCTTACGCGTGTTTTGTGTTGGCTCGCCCATCCATTCAAGATATGACACTAGGTTAGCAACTGCAACGTCATACTCCAAACGTGTCATTTTTCCTGGTGTGACTTGCTCGAACTTAGAAAACTTATGTTCAATTTTGCCTTCTTCTTCGGGGTCCTTGACGTCTTCGAACTTGGCAGTACGAATACCTTCCAACTCCCACAACACGTGTGGCATTGCGACATTGGGGTATACCATGTTGTTCCAGCCAGTTGGACGCGTATCATCCTTGTAGAAAGTACGCAGATAGGTATAGAGCCAATCCGGACCAGAACCTGCCTCAGACGCTTTAGCACGCGCAATCACCGACAAATCCGGTGGTGCGGCGCCAAACCATTCTTTGGCATCCTTCGGCGACATGGCGACGTGCATCAAATCACCCACTTTGTCGCTTGTAAACAGCAAGTTGGCTTTGATCTGATCTTCGGTCAATCCGATATCGCGCAGACGGTTATAACGCATCGACGACGCAGAGTGGCAATTCAAGCAATAGTTAACAAATAGCTTGGCACCACTTTGCAGAGCCGACATGTCTTTGGTGCGATCCGGTGCCTTATCGAGCGGATAACCGCCTTCGCTGGCAAAAGCCAACGCTGGCAGCAGCACAAGAGTCGCAATCAAACTTTTTAGCAATTTCATGTATGTCCTCTTTACGACTTAATGCGGATGATAAGTAACGCGATCAGGCACTTGCTTGAACGTGCCCATTGCGCTCCACCATGGCATCAACAGGAAGAAGCCAAAGTAAATGAAAGTACAAACCTTCGACACCACTCCCCCCAAGGCCGATGGCGGTTGTACGCCAAGGTATCCGAGAATCACAAAAGTAATCCCGAACAAGATGTAGACATATTTATGCCAGTCAGGACGATAACGTATCGACTTGACCTTTGAGTGATCCAACCATGGCAATCCGGCAAGAATGACAACCGATACGCCCATCGCAACTACACCGAAGAATTTTGCATCAAGGACAAACATCGCCACAATGATTGCCAAACCGATCACCGTTGCAATGAGTTTTACAATCGATGTAAGACTCGACCGCAACCATATCAAAGCAACAAAAGCAGCAATGCCGGCTTGCAGGTAAATAATAAAGTCGGATGTCACTGCGCGCAAAATCGAATAATACGGCGTGAAGTACCAAACTGGTGCGATATGCGGCGGCGTTTTCAGCGAGTCAGCAGGAACAAAGTTGTTGTACTCAAGGAAGTAACCGCCCATTTCTGGGCCGAAGAACACGACAGTACTAAAGACAATCAGGAACACAGCAACTGCCATGACATCATGTACCGAGTAGTAAGGATGGAACGGAATACCATCCAGCGGAATACCATTGGCATCCACAGTGTCTTTGATTTCAACACCATCCGGATTATTTGATCCAACTTCATGCAACGCAATGATATGCGCAACAACGAGGCCAATCAATACCAGAGGAATAGCAATCACATGGAACGCGAAGAAGCGATTCAGGGTTGCATCTGAGACAACGTAATCACCACGAATCCATAACGACAAATCAGGACCGATAAACGGGATTGCACCGAACAAGTTGACGATAACTTGCGCGCCCCAATAGGACATTTGGCCCCATGGCAACAAATAGCCCATGAATGCTTCGCCCATCAGACACAAGAAAATACCGACGCCGAATAGCCAGACCAGTTCACGCGGTTTGCGATAAGAGCCGTACATCAGGCCACGCACCATATGTAGATAGACGACGATGAAAAATGCCGATGCACCGGTCGAGTGCATGTAACGCACTAACCAGCCCCACGGCACGTCACGCATGATGTACTCAACAGAAGCAAATGCCAGCGTTGCGTCCGGTTTGTAGTGCATGACCAGAAAAATGCCGGTTACGATCTGAATCACTAATACTAACAACGCAAGCGAACCGAAGGCGTACCAAAAGTTAAAGTTCTTAGGTGCGTAGTATTCGGAAAGATGAGCCTTCCAGGTGGAAGTGAGCGGAAAACGGGAATCAACCCAGTTCAACGCTTTGTCGGCAATCGGCGCATTAGCCGGTAGCTTCTTTTCGTGG is a genomic window of Glaciimonas sp. CA11.2 containing:
- a CDS encoding cytochrome bc complex cytochrome b subunit, producing the protein MMAFHEKKLPANAPIADKALNWVDSRFPLTSTWKAHLSEYYAPKNFNFWYAFGSLALLVLVIQIVTGIFLVMHYKPDATLAFASVEYIMRDVPWGWLVRYMHSTGASAFFIVVYLHMVRGLMYGSYRKPRELVWLFGVGIFLCLMGEAFMGYLLPWGQMSYWGAQVIVNLFGAIPFIGPDLSLWIRGDYVVSDATLNRFFAFHVIAIPLVLIGLVVAHIIALHEVGSNNPDGVEIKDTVDANGIPLDGIPFHPYYSVHDVMAVAVFLIVFSTVVFFGPEMGGYFLEYNNFVPADSLKTPPHIAPVWYFTPYYSILRAVTSDFIIYLQAGIAAFVALIWLRSSLTSIVKLIATVIGLAIIVAMFVLDAKFFGVVAMGVSVVILAGLPWLDHSKVKSIRYRPDWHKYVYILFGITFVILGYLGVQPPSALGGVVSKVCTFIYFGFFLLMPWWSAMGTFKQVPDRVTYHPH
- a CDS encoding site-specific integrase, which produces MATIVKTPSGTWKALIRKIGWPTTSKTFRTKRDADDWSRRTEDEMVRGVFISRSPSERMTFGAALKRYIAEVSTTKKLKTQSSEAGSAKHLDKFFGKYSLAAVSSELVASYRDQRLADGKANNTVRIELALLSHLFTIATQEWGLGITYNPVVNIRKPSPGEGRDRRLTVMEQEQLLNTVKQHSNPMLGWIVMIAIETGMRQSEILGIRHSHVDLKRRVVRLSDTKNDSSRTVPLTRVATEVFKTALENPLRPSGIDLVFFGEPGKDGKRSPYQFKKIWGDIKKSLGFVDLHFHDLRHEAVSRLVEAGLSDQEVASISGHKSMQMLRRYTHLRAEDLVKKLDRLQDE
- a CDS encoding ClpXP protease specificity-enhancing factor translates to MSETSTKPYLLRAIYEWCTDNGFTPYLAAKVDANTRVPQQFVKNGEIVLNISFEATSSLKMDNEFVNFNARFGGVSREISVPVENVIAIYARENGQGMAFEVTKLAEQKPVNPDDQNAQTKPASSAGFPALTSVPSPSTNSGDKENSADPEKDPEPPKKGGRPTLTRIK
- a CDS encoding cytochrome c1, producing the protein MKLLKSLIATLVLLPALAFASEGGYPLDKAPDRTKDMSALQSGAKLFVNYCLNCHSASSMRYNRLRDIGLTEDQIKANLLFTSDKVGDLMHVAMSPKDAKEWFGAAPPDLSVIARAKASEAGSGPDWLYTYLRTFYKDDTRPTGWNNMVYPNVAMPHVLWELEGIRTAKFEDVKDPEEEGKIEHKFSKFEQVTPGKMTRLEYDVAVANLVSYLEWMGEPTQNTRKRLGVWVLLFLGLFFVVAWRLNASYWKEVK
- a CDS encoding plasmid-related protein, whose product is MTTEELLLGKFGPYMTIGQLAEILHRSAEGLRITLCSENEISRLLKPSRVKLGRRVYFRTEQVIQALSLGVPTVGVA
- a CDS encoding glutathione S-transferase N-terminal domain-containing protein, with the translated sequence MMVLYSGTTCPFSQRCRLVLFEKGMDFEIRDVDLFNKPEDISTMNPYGQVPILVERDLILYESNIINEYIDERFPHPQLMPADPLMRARARLMLFNFEKELFVHVHVLENEKTKGAEKSHQVARAEIRDRLTTLAPLFLKNKYMLGDEFSMLDVAIAPLLWRLDHYGIELSKTAAPLMKYAERIFSRPAYIEALTPSEKVMRR